TCCTGCAAAAGCACTTGCACATGCACCAGCTTATGTAAGAGAGACAAAAGAACCAGAGATTGTAAAAATATCCCAACGGTTTGACATTTATTCCCTTCCTCAGCCTCAAGATTTAAATGAGGCCATATTGAAGATGATTTCCAATCCAAACCTTGCAAGCAAGGAATATATTTATAGGCAGTACGATTACATGGTAAGAACTGATACAGTCATAAGGCCAGGTCATGATGCAAGCTTGCTGAGAATCAAAGGTACCAAGAAAGGTATTGCTGTTACAATTGACAGTAATGGCCGATATTGTTATTTAAATCCTTATGAAGGAGTTCAGCTTGTGTTGGCAGAAAGCTATAGGAATATAGTAGCGGTAGGCGCAAAACCCCTTGCTATTACAGATGGACTAAATTTTGGTAATCCACTCTATCCAGAAATTTACTACCAATTTGTAAAGACAATTGAAGGTTTAAAAGTTGCATGTGAATATTTTGGGACACCAGTTACAGGTGGAAATGTGTCTTTTTACAACCAATCTGAAGAAGGTGCGATTTATCCAACACCAGTAATTGGAATGGTAGGAGTTATTGAAGATGTTGAGAAGGCTGTAGACATATCCTTCAAGGAAGAGGGAGATGTCATTGCGATAATAGGCAAGACTTTAGATGATATAGGTGCGTCAGAGTATTTAAGTTTTTACCATGGAATTGTTTCTGGAAGAGTACCAAAGCTTGATTTAAAAAAACACAGAGAAACATGTGACAAGGTCTTAGAATGTATCAATCAAGGTTTATTTAAATCTGTTCATGATATCTCAGATGGTGGATTTGTAATTGCTCTTTTAGAAAGTGCTTTAAAAGGTAAAAAAGGTGCAGGGATTAAAGTAAATACTTCTTTGAGGGAAGACTTTTACCTATTTAGCGAGACACCAGGGCGATTCTTAGTGACATTTAAAGAAGAGAATCTTCCAAGGATAAGGGAAATTTTAAACGGTATTGAATTAGAAATAGTTGGTGAAGTAACAGAGAAGTTTGAAATACTTGGGCAAATAAATGACAAAAAACTAAAATTAGATTTGAATGAAGTTGAGAGGATATATCAGGAGGCAATACCATGTGTTTTAAAGAAATAGAAGAGTCCTTTAAAGACCACTGTGGTATATTTGGAATATACCGTACTGATAAAAAGCAAGATAGTGCCAAAATTACCTATTTTGGACTCTATGCTCTTCAGCATAGAGGTCAAGAGAGTAGCGGTATTGCTGTAAATGATTCAGGGAATATCATTTATCACAAAGACAATGGACTTGTTAATGAAGTATTTAATGAGGTGGTTTTAAACCACCTCAAAGGGCACTCAGCAATCGGTCATGTTCGATACTCAACAACAGGAAAAAGTGATAGAGAAAATGCTCAACCACTTGTTGTAAAATACAGAAAAGGCCATATGGCACTTGCTCACAATGGAAATTTAGTAAACGCACATATTATCAGAGAGAAACTTGAACAAGAAGGTGTTATTTTCCAAACTACTATTGATTCTGAGGTAATTGCCAATTTGATTTCACGAAACAGAATAAACTCGGAGAATATAGAAGAGGCCATACTCAAAACAATGGATGAGATAAAAGGCGCGTATTCACTTTTGATATTGACGCCAAACAAACTGATTGCGGTAAGAGACCCATATGGGCTGCGGCCGCTTGTTATGGGCAAAATAAACAACAATATTTGTTTTGCGTCAGAGACATGTGCTTTAGATACAGTAGGCGCTGAGTATATAAGAGATGTAGAGCCAGGTGAAATAGTTAGTGTAACTAAGGATGGAATTAAGAGTATAAAGTATAGGCAAAGTTTCAAACACTTGTGCGTATTTGAATTTATCTACTTTGCAAGAGCTGATTCGTATCTTGACGGTATTAGTGTTTATGAAATCAGGAAGAAACTTGGGAAACAACTTTGTAAAGAATCTTATGTTGAGTGTGATATTGTAATAGGAGTTCCAGACTCAGGTACAACCGCTGCTATTGGATTTGCAGAAGAAGCTAAAATACCTTTCTCAGAAGGTTTTATAAAAAATAGGTACATTGGAAGGACGTTTATAAAACCTGAACAAAGCCAAAGAGAGATAGCTGTCAGGCTAAAACTAAATCCACTAAAGAGCAATGTGACTGGAAAGAGAGTTGTACTCATTGATGACTCAATAGTTAGGGGCACAACCTCAAGGAAGATAATAAAAATGTTAAGAGACGCAGGTGCGCGTGAGGTACACCTTAGGATAAGCTCACCGCCTGTCCTCTTTCCATGTTACTATGGGATTGATACACCAGATAGGAATGAGCTAATTGCAGCAAACTACACTCCTCAGGAAATTGCCAAGATTTTAGGTGCTGATTCGCTCGAATATCTCAGTTTAGAAGGCCTAAATAGCGTATTTGACAATAAGCTGCAAAACTTTTGTACAGCTTGTTTTAGTGGTAAGTATGTTACCGAATTACCAGAGAATTTTAATAAATATATCTTCGAAGAGGGTGTTTGAAAATGACCACCTACAAGGATGCAGGTGTTAATATTGAAGAGGGTTATAAAGCAGTAAACCTTATAAAAAACATAGCAAAAGAGACATTTGATTTAAATGTTATAACTGATATTGGCTCATTTGGAAGTATGTATTTGTTAAATATAGAGAATTCAGATTATATCTTGGTTTCAGGAACAGATGGAGTAGGGACAAAGCTAAAGATTGCTTTTTACATGGACAAGCATGATACTGTTGGAATTGATTGTGTTGCAATGTGTGTGAATGATATCTTGTGCCACGGAGCAAAACCTCTTTTCTTTTTGGATTACATTGCTTGTGGTAAGCTGAAAAGTGAAAAGGTGGCAACTATAGTAAAAGGTATAGCAGAGGGCTGCAAAATTGCAGGCTGTTCGCTTGTTGGTGGTGAGA
This Caldicellulosiruptor changbaiensis DNA region includes the following protein-coding sequences:
- the purF gene encoding amidophosphoribosyltransferase; this encodes MCFKEIEESFKDHCGIFGIYRTDKKQDSAKITYFGLYALQHRGQESSGIAVNDSGNIIYHKDNGLVNEVFNEVVLNHLKGHSAIGHVRYSTTGKSDRENAQPLVVKYRKGHMALAHNGNLVNAHIIREKLEQEGVIFQTTIDSEVIANLISRNRINSENIEEAILKTMDEIKGAYSLLILTPNKLIAVRDPYGLRPLVMGKINNNICFASETCALDTVGAEYIRDVEPGEIVSVTKDGIKSIKYRQSFKHLCVFEFIYFARADSYLDGISVYEIRKKLGKQLCKESYVECDIVIGVPDSGTTAAIGFAEEAKIPFSEGFIKNRYIGRTFIKPEQSQREIAVRLKLNPLKSNVTGKRVVLIDDSIVRGTTSRKIIKMLRDAGAREVHLRISSPPVLFPCYYGIDTPDRNELIAANYTPQEIAKILGADSLEYLSLEGLNSVFDNKLQNFCTACFSGKYVTELPENFNKYIFEEGV
- the purL gene encoding phosphoribosylformylglycinamidine synthase subunit PurL produces the protein MKKHLYEEVGLTYEEYKMIIDILGREPNELELNLFGVMWSEHCGYKNSKALLKHLPTKGEHILQGPGENAGIVDIGDGYAVCFKVESHNHPSAVEPYEGAATGVGGIIRDIFTMGARPIALLDSLKFGKLEDSRTKYLFEGVVSGIAGYGNCVGIPTVGGETTFDPIYKNNILVNVMCVGIMKKDKIFKGVAQGVGNSVFYVGHTTGRDGMGGATFASADLTQESEEKRSAVQVGDPFMEKLLLEACLELFQTDAVVGIQDMGAAGLTSSTCETAARAGTGIEIDVALVPKREEGMNPIEVMLSESQERMLVIVKKEKEEEVYKIFEKWGLHAVKIGRVTGDGMLRILDNGNVVAEVPAKALAHAPAYVRETKEPEIVKISQRFDIYSLPQPQDLNEAILKMISNPNLASKEYIYRQYDYMVRTDTVIRPGHDASLLRIKGTKKGIAVTIDSNGRYCYLNPYEGVQLVLAESYRNIVAVGAKPLAITDGLNFGNPLYPEIYYQFVKTIEGLKVACEYFGTPVTGGNVSFYNQSEEGAIYPTPVIGMVGVIEDVEKAVDISFKEEGDVIAIIGKTLDDIGASEYLSFYHGIVSGRVPKLDLKKHRETCDKVLECINQGLFKSVHDISDGGFVIALLESALKGKKGAGIKVNTSLREDFYLFSETPGRFLVTFKEENLPRIREILNGIELEIVGEVTEKFEILGQINDKKLKLDLNEVERIYQEAIPCVLKK